From the Vanessa cardui chromosome 18, ilVanCard2.1, whole genome shotgun sequence genome, one window contains:
- the LOC124537401 gene encoding protein twisted gastrulation yields MSKKIIFVLAFLCVFSVIYACNEAICASVVSKCMLTQSCKCDLKDCSCCKDCFNCLSYLYSECCSCVDMCPKPNDTHTELSKSSYVEEMPDSVPGLFAALTSAPDQEQRWLSITYPVDIDVSAYRPTAERQLVYHMQSVEQESEPVSRDIVTFNCTVAYMSQCMSCDKCRASCRSMGANSFRWFHDGCCECVGDKCLYYGINESRCLACPGGKESSEGAIDDDLSYDDLDYGEEVDAQSV; encoded by the exons atgtctaaaaaaattatcttcGTTTTAGCATTTTTATGCGTATTTTCTGTTATTTACGCTTGCAATGAAGCTATTTGTGCCAGTGTTGTTTCTAAGTGTATGCTCACACAGTCCTGCAAGTGTGACTTAAAGGACTGCTCTTGTTGCAAGGATTGCTTTAACTGCCTCAGTTATTTATACAGCGAATGTTGCAGCTGTGTtg aTATGTGCCCTAAACCAAACGATACACATACGGAACTCTCAAAATCTTCCTACGTTGAGGAGATGCCAGATAGTGTTCCTGGACTGTTTGCTGCTTTAACTAGTGCTCCCGACCAAGAGCAGAGGTGGTTATCAATAACATACCCTGTGGATATTGACGTCTCTGCTTATAGACCCACTGCTGAAAGGCAACTGGTGTATCATATGC AGAGCGTCGAGCAAGAATCGGAACCTGTGAGTCGTGACATCGTCACCTTCAACTGTACAGTCGCGTACATGTCGCAGTGCATGTCCTGCGACAAGTGCCGGGCGTCTTGTCGATCGATGGGCGCTAATAGTTTCAG ATGGTTCCACGACGGCTGTTGCGAATGCGTCGGCGATAAGTGCCTGTACTACGGCATCAATGAGAGCAG ATGTCTCGCGTGTCCAGGAGGGAAGGAAAGTTCGGAGGGCGCTATAGATGATGACCTCTCGTATGACGATTTGGATTACGGCGAGGAAGTCGACGCTCAGTCtgtataa